The Verrucomicrobiales bacterium sequence GGCTCCTCCTGGACCCAGAAGAGCTGGGTTCCGTCGGCGTAGGGCGCTAGAATGGATTCCAGCTCGCTTCGGTTGAGCGGATACAGCTGTTCGAGTCGGATGATCGCGACATCATCGCGGCGGAGCGACAGCCGTTGCTTCTCGAGTTCGTAGAAGACCTTGCCAGTGCAAAACACGAGTCGGGTGGCCTTGGTAGGAGGATTACGGTCGGGGATGATCCGGCGGAAGGTCCCATGGCTCAGTTCAGCCAGCGGTGAGGTGGCCTCCGTGTTTCGAAGCAGGCTCTTGGGGGTCATCACCACGAGCGGCTTGCGCCACGTCCGGATCACCTGACGGCGGAGCAAGTGGAAATATTGGGCCGGGCTGCTTGGGTACGCCACCTGGATGTTATCCTCGGCTGCCAGGGCCAAGAAACGTTCGAGCCGCGCGCTGGAGTGCTCCGGACCTTGTCCCTCAAATCCATGCGGCAACAGCATGACCAGACCAGAAAGCCGTCGCCATTTGTCTTCCGCGCTGACAATAAACTGGTCGATGATCACCTGAGCGGCGTTCGCAAAGTCTCCGAACTGGGCCTCCCACATGACCAGGCCGTCGGGGCACTCCAGGCTGTAGCCGTAGTCGAATCCGAGCACCGAAATCTCACTCAACGGGCTGTTGAAGATCTCCACGGGTGCCTGGCTGACGCCGAGGTGCTGCAGTGGCACATGGACGCGGTCGCCTTCGATATCATGCAAAACCGCGTGCCGATGGCTGAATGTTCCGCGACCGCAATCTTGGCCGCTTAACCTGATGGAATAGCCGTCGGCCGCGAGCGTGGCGAAGGCAAGCGCTTCGGCCGCCGCCCAGTCGAGAGGCTGTTTGCCGGCGCTCATGTCGCGTCGGGTCTCCAACAGCTTCGCAATCTTGGGGTGCGGCTTGAACCCCTCAGGTATGCGCGTTTGCACCTCGAGCAACTTGGTGAGTCGTTCGATCGGAACCCCGGTCTCCTCGTCCTTCGCGTCTTGCTCTCGTCCGCCGATAAAACTGCTGCGCGCCCAAATGCCAAGCTGCTTCTCGCTCGGAAACTGATAGTTCTCACTGGTGGATTCACTCAGCTCCTTCTCTAGGAACTGCTTTCGCTCCTCCACGATGCGATCCGCTTCCTCGCGGCTGACGCCACCCAGCTTGAGCAAGTGCTCGAGATAACCCTCGCGCACGGTTTTTCGCTGCTCGATGGCGCGATACATCACCGGTTGCGTAAATGCGGGCTCGTCGGTCTCGTTGTGTCCGAGTCGGCGATAGCCGTACATGTCAATGAACACATCCCGCTTGAAGGTGGTCCGGAAATCCAACGCCAGGCGCACCGCCTGGGCCACGGCCTCAGGATCCTCGCCGTTCACATGAAAGATGGGCGACTGAAGCATCTTGGCGATGTCCGTGCAGTAGGAGCCCGACCGGGCATCGCGAGGCGAGGTGGTGAATCCGATCTGGTTGTTGACGATGACGTGGAGCACTCCGCCGACTCGATACCCGGCAAGATCGCTGAGGTTCAGCGACTCCTGGACCACGCCTTCGCCCGCAAAAGCCGCGTCCCCATGGATCAGAATGGCCATCGAGCCGTTTCGTTCCGTGTCGTTCACCCGGTCCTGTTTGGCTCGGACCCGACCCATCGCCACCGGGTTGACGTATTCCAGGTGGCTTGGATTGAAACACAGCGACAGATGCACCCGCCTGCCGGTAGACGTGACC is a genomic window containing:
- a CDS encoding 2-oxoglutarate dehydrogenase E1 component, which encodes MSDVASSPSAVNLAYVEELFEAYQRDPSSVPQEWHQYFATQINGDAWPDRRTLGPSFPVRSVFSPPSARSADEETPIDQVKLADFQNRVEQLVRNYRVRGHYLAKVDPLGLPRFSPQELSNDYFGFTPDEMNRRVHIHTFQHSGRLTLGGLMEKLRNTYTRSIGVEYMHIDDIELRRWLQRRMEGTENRLQLTRPEQLRILTRLTDATIFEEFIRKKFVGAKSFSLEGCESLIPFLDLAIEKSAEQGVKEIIFGMAHRGRLNVLANIMGKSVRQIFREFADKDPQLYRGRGDVKYHLGHSNDWVTSTGRRVHLSLCFNPSHLEYVNPVAMGRVRAKQDRVNDTERNGSMAILIHGDAAFAGEGVVQESLNLSDLAGYRVGGVLHVIVNNQIGFTTSPRDARSGSYCTDIAKMLQSPIFHVNGEDPEAVAQAVRLALDFRTTFKRDVFIDMYGYRRLGHNETDEPAFTQPVMYRAIEQRKTVREGYLEHLLKLGGVSREEADRIVEERKQFLEKELSESTSENYQFPSEKQLGIWARSSFIGGREQDAKDEETGVPIERLTKLLEVQTRIPEGFKPHPKIAKLLETRRDMSAGKQPLDWAAAEALAFATLAADGYSIRLSGQDCGRGTFSHRHAVLHDIEGDRVHVPLQHLGVSQAPVEIFNSPLSEISVLGFDYGYSLECPDGLVMWEAQFGDFANAAQVIIDQFIVSAEDKWRRLSGLVMLLPHGFEGQGPEHSSARLERFLALAAEDNIQVAYPSSPAQYFHLLRRQVIRTWRKPLVVMTPKSLLRNTEATSPLAELSHGTFRRIIPDRNPPTKATRLVFCTGKVFYELEKQRLSLRRDDVAIIRLEQLYPLNRSELESILAPYADGTQLFWVQEEPENMGAWRYLRQIFGERFLGRFPVQVVSRPASASPATGSYNSHRQEQAELLTRAFA